A region of Flavobacteriales bacterium DNA encodes the following proteins:
- a CDS encoding S8 family serine peptidase gives MRKSMSALFVLGMVISLSSVGQTSDLWKSKVDQSLFSQTTAEQIPFMVVMKEQADVSGAYQLKTKEEKGAYVYHLLKETAERSQQALRKELDDAGITYQSFFMVNTILVHGNMETLEKIASRADVQAVVENMELANHKPVEEIPDVSNKSPNAVEWGISMINADDVWALGYKGQNVVVGGADVGVDWDHPAIKNQYRGWNGSSANHDYSWFDAVKNSPGSPSCGYNSPEPCGDGSHGTHTIGTICGDDGGGNQIGVAPEATWIAARNMDDGVGTLSLYVSCFEWFLAPTKLNGSGADPAKAPHVINNSWGCLTDEGCNTSNYNTMETAVLNCRAAGIVVVVSAGNDGSGCNTIGNPAIFEGSFAVGSSTSADDISSFSSRGAASSGGVTRVKPDVTAPGSSIRSAADGGGYTTMSGTSMAGPHVAGAVALLISANPSLAGQVDSIEAVLKRTAVRKTSSQTCSGTPGSSIPNNTWGWGRINILEAVQEVVQKAPVAEFTNDASTGCNSLTVNFTDKSTFSPTSWLWDFGDGSTSSLANPSHTYGNPGNYSVTLTATNGVGNDNITKTDLIKVGVGNPLPTQFGGAADNTIGDGAMHANEGFGLFFDAQKDVVIQSLKVYAGSAGTREIAVLDGEGGNVISSKSVNLTAGEQRVTVELDVPTGNGRFIQCIGTTDLYRNSTGPAYPYNIGSLVSITESNAGSAGYYYYFYDWEVREVGCDGTTGIFEEETLMPFRIIPNPNNGNFSLSVPDTDPGTSVQVDIYDILGQSVFSTQAGNGERLNVTLRPGIYHAMIHNGKKYGIQKLVIQ, from the coding sequence ATGAGAAAGAGCATGAGTGCGCTTTTCGTATTGGGAATGGTCATATCCCTCTCATCGGTGGGTCAGACCTCGGATCTGTGGAAAAGCAAAGTGGATCAAAGTCTGTTCAGTCAAACAACTGCGGAGCAGATTCCTTTTATGGTGGTCATGAAAGAACAGGCTGATGTATCAGGAGCCTATCAACTAAAGACAAAAGAAGAAAAGGGTGCGTATGTATACCACCTGCTTAAAGAGACGGCCGAAAGAAGCCAGCAGGCCCTCAGAAAGGAACTGGATGACGCCGGAATCACCTACCAGTCTTTCTTTATGGTAAATACCATACTGGTTCATGGGAACATGGAGACTCTTGAGAAAATTGCTTCCCGTGCAGATGTTCAGGCGGTGGTTGAAAACATGGAACTGGCCAATCACAAACCGGTGGAAGAAATACCCGATGTATCAAACAAGAGTCCGAATGCTGTTGAATGGGGCATCTCCATGATCAATGCGGATGACGTTTGGGCTTTGGGCTATAAAGGACAAAACGTGGTTGTAGGTGGCGCAGACGTTGGTGTGGACTGGGATCACCCAGCTATTAAAAATCAATACAGAGGCTGGAACGGAAGCAGTGCCAATCACGATTACAGCTGGTTTGATGCTGTAAAGAATTCTCCTGGAAGCCCCTCTTGTGGCTACAATTCACCAGAACCATGTGGCGACGGAAGCCATGGCACACACACCATCGGAACCATATGCGGTGATGACGGAGGCGGCAATCAGATTGGTGTGGCACCGGAAGCAACCTGGATCGCCGCACGAAATATGGACGATGGTGTAGGTACCCTTTCACTTTATGTTTCATGTTTTGAGTGGTTTCTCGCACCTACCAAATTGAATGGAAGCGGAGCAGATCCAGCCAAAGCACCACACGTCATTAATAATTCCTGGGGATGTCTAACAGACGAAGGTTGCAACACGTCCAACTACAACACGATGGAAACGGCTGTACTTAATTGCCGTGCCGCAGGTATCGTGGTGGTGGTTTCCGCAGGCAATGATGGCTCCGGATGTAATACCATTGGGAATCCGGCAATCTTCGAAGGTAGCTTTGCCGTTGGTTCATCCACCAGTGCCGATGACATATCCAGTTTCAGCAGCCGTGGTGCGGCAAGTTCCGGTGGTGTAACGCGGGTTAAACCGGACGTTACTGCTCCCGGATCGTCTATCCGCTCCGCTGCAGACGGTGGAGGTTATACAACCATGAGTGGTACGTCAATGGCAGGCCCGCATGTCGCAGGGGCTGTAGCCTTGCTGATCTCAGCAAATCCATCCCTTGCCGGTCAGGTAGACAGTATCGAAGCTGTTCTTAAGAGGACCGCTGTCAGAAAAACTTCAAGCCAGACTTGCTCCGGAACACCAGGTTCTTCAATCCCGAATAACACATGGGGCTGGGGAAGAATTAACATCCTGGAGGCCGTACAGGAAGTGGTACAAAAGGCACCGGTGGCAGAATTCACCAATGACGCATCTACCGGATGCAATTCACTCACAGTAAACTTTACCGATAAGTCCACCTTTAGTCCGACCTCCTGGTTATGGGATTTCGGAGACGGCTCTACCTCTTCACTTGCCAACCCCAGTCATACTTATGGCAATCCGGGCAACTACTCCGTTACACTCACAGCCACCAATGGCGTAGGAAACGATAATATCACGAAAACCGACCTGATCAAGGTGGGTGTCGGCAATCCCCTACCCACTCAATTCGGCGGTGCGGCGGATAACACCATCGGGGACGGCGCAATGCATGCCAATGAGGGCTTCGGACTTTTCTTCGATGCACAGAAAGACGTGGTCATTCAATCGTTAAAAGTGTATGCCGGATCAGCCGGAACAAGAGAAATTGCTGTTCTTGACGGTGAAGGGGGTAATGTAATCTCCAGCAAGTCGGTTAACCTTACAGCGGGTGAACAAAGGGTAACAGTAGAATTGGATGTACCCACCGGAAACGGGCGTTTCATTCAATGTATCGGAACCACCGATCTTTACCGAAACAGCACCGGACCCGCCTACCCCTATAACATAGGCAGTTTGGTATCCATCACTGAATCCAACGCAGGTAGTGCAGGATACTACTATTATTTCTACGACTGGGAAGTGCGCGAAGTAGGCTGTGATGGCACCACAGGGATCTTTGAAGAGGAAACGCTGATGCCGTTCCGCATCATACCGAATCCTAACAATGGTAACTTCAGCCTGTCCGTTCCGGATACCGATCCGGGTACTTCTGTTCAGGTTGACATATACGACATCCTGGGACAATCCGTATTCTCCACCCAGGCAGGGAATGGAGAAAGGTTGAACGTCACCCTCCGTCCGGGTATTTATCATGCCATGATCCATAATGGCAAGAAGTATGGGATTCAAAAGTTGGTCATTCAATAA
- a CDS encoding fibrobacter succinogenes major paralogous domain-containing protein: MMRRTYKFHLTSITGMLVMCLLLSSWSGCEKDPVEPVSNKGTVTDADGNVYQTIRIGNQWWTVEDLRTTHFRNGDAIEQIGTATADGTTWANKTTAAYCNHVSGTAGKYFGLLYNGHAVTDSRGLAPDGWHVATEDDWKKLEKFMSMTPNDIDALNWRGTDQGQKLKVDGKGNGVWYQHEYLWASNSTGFSARPGGCRLFNTGEYNSPPGRVYLGFWWSSTKRTGTDELYYRHLDYKKTGVFRYYGPKSYGFIVRCVKD; encoded by the coding sequence ATGATGAGGCGTACATATAAATTTCACCTGACCTCAATAACCGGTATGTTGGTAATGTGTCTGTTGCTTTCTTCATGGTCAGGCTGTGAAAAAGACCCTGTTGAACCAGTGAGCAACAAGGGAACAGTAACTGATGCGGATGGAAATGTTTACCAAACCATCAGGATCGGAAATCAATGGTGGACGGTCGAGGATCTCAGGACAACTCATTTCCGCAACGGTGATGCCATCGAACAAATAGGAACGGCCACCGCCGATGGTACAACATGGGCCAATAAAACCACTGCTGCGTATTGCAATCATGTTTCCGGAACAGCAGGCAAGTATTTTGGCTTGCTTTATAATGGCCATGCGGTAACAGATTCTCGCGGCTTAGCTCCTGATGGATGGCATGTAGCAACGGAAGACGACTGGAAAAAACTGGAGAAATTCATGTCCATGACCCCTAATGATATTGATGCACTGAACTGGAGGGGAACGGACCAGGGGCAAAAATTGAAAGTAGACGGAAAGGGTAATGGCGTTTGGTACCAACATGAATATTTGTGGGCTTCCAACTCAACAGGGTTTTCAGCCAGACCAGGTGGCTGCCGCTTATTCAATACCGGTGAATATAATTCCCCTCCCGGTCGCGTGTACCTCGGCTTCTGGTGGTCTTCTACCAAGCGTACCGGCACCGATGAGTTGTACTACCGTCACCTTGATTACAAAAAAACAGGTGTCTTCCGTTATTACGGCCCAAAAAGTTATGGCTTTATTGTTCGCTGTGTAAAAGACTGA
- a CDS encoding T9SS type A sorting domain-containing protein has protein sequence MSMKKCLFLGMMLSLGFSTWCFGQLENIIVEIYYISDQYDATDTTCGHLEEGSVTYRIYADLVKGSKVTKIYGDKNHRLKIASTEPFFNHKTEGVSFGKDLSKSRLKEDVVALDTWLTLSMPSKSHVGVQKINDADGSIIGGTNNDGGSAGISGGLLVNTDTDAGIPLTTADGLLTPHFTPSNWIDKGIVEFGTGNDSTIFGSLVSDTVFVSYDAFLGNSGAYGPTDENRVLLAQLTTKGDLSFELNLVVSDSTGKTYTYVARDSILLPDELLRSYLKYPLPCGCTDPNYLEFDKGFGCEKAGACKTPIVIGCMDPAACNYNSSANFPLDASSQVALCCYPGSCNDRDISVVCPNLSIGDPKEDLMFALFPNPAGPKVEIRTYTILHGNITCIVYDMFGRSVMEKQVSSNGQNSNTISVDVSLLSSGSYILRLLTDEYTGTQWFIKK, from the coding sequence ATGAGCATGAAGAAGTGTTTGTTTTTGGGGATGATGCTTTCACTTGGTTTTAGTACCTGGTGTTTTGGCCAGTTGGAAAACATCATTGTGGAAATCTATTATATTTCGGACCAATATGATGCGACCGATACCACCTGCGGTCACCTCGAAGAAGGCTCCGTCACCTATCGTATTTATGCGGACCTGGTCAAGGGCAGTAAGGTCACTAAGATTTACGGCGATAAAAATCATCGTTTGAAAATAGCCAGCACCGAACCGTTCTTCAATCACAAAACAGAAGGTGTTAGTTTTGGCAAAGACCTTAGTAAAAGTCGACTGAAAGAGGATGTGGTTGCCCTTGACACATGGCTTACATTGAGCATGCCCAGCAAGTCTCATGTAGGTGTCCAAAAGATCAATGATGCGGACGGATCCATCATCGGAGGAACCAACAACGATGGAGGCAGCGCCGGTATATCGGGAGGGTTACTCGTTAACACCGATACAGATGCAGGTATACCTCTTACAACTGCTGATGGTTTGCTCACTCCCCACTTCACCCCTTCCAACTGGATAGACAAAGGCATCGTGGAATTCGGCACCGGAAACGATTCCACCATATTCGGGTCATTGGTAAGTGATACCGTATTCGTTAGCTACGATGCTTTTCTGGGGAACAGCGGAGCTTACGGACCCACAGATGAGAACCGCGTACTGCTTGCTCAGCTCACCACCAAAGGAGATCTTTCGTTTGAATTGAATCTGGTTGTAAGTGACAGCACCGGCAAAACATATACCTACGTTGCCCGTGACAGCATCTTGCTCCCAGACGAACTTCTGAGGTCTTATCTTAAATATCCGCTTCCCTGTGGTTGTACTGATCCGAATTATCTGGAGTTTGATAAAGGATTCGGTTGCGAAAAAGCCGGTGCATGTAAGACACCCATCGTAATCGGTTGTATGGACCCCGCCGCCTGTAATTATAACTCAAGTGCAAACTTTCCGCTTGATGCCAGCTCTCAGGTCGCATTGTGTTGCTACCCCGGTTCCTGCAACGACCGCGACATCTCAGTGGTATGTCCGAATCTAAGCATTGGTGATCCTAAAGAAGATCTGATGTTTGCCCTTTTTCCAAACCCTGCAGGACCAAAAGTGGAAATCAGGACGTACACCATACTCCATGGTAATATCACCTGTATAGTCTATGACATGTTTGGAAGGAGTGTTATGGAGAAGCAAGTATCATCCAATGGACAAAACAGCAATACCATTTCAGTGGATGTATCACTGCTGTCTTCGGGCAGCTATATACTTCGATTGCTGACGGACGAATATACAGGAACCCAATGGTTCATAAAGAAGTAA
- a CDS encoding TonB-dependent receptor: MSPVTFNPLDYALNSRLRFSGGVRAEKAELFTEIFLFDSLGLPAGDPRRLDFGDEIVTTRPGEMNETNLLPSANIIYKLNWFQDVLTNLRLSYSHAIARPSLRELSETLLFDYELNDYVFGNSNLKQVRIKNYDIRWESYFPSTDNISFSLFYKDFKDHIEMFNTNIGFAWLNVDKSSVAGVEVEGSKKLTKNFSLRSNMSFVKSQTTFIKLKPEYVTEGLEWVPYGDSIPETRTMLGQAPYVINAILIYEADSSGWDAAVSYNVQGPKLVLTSTNNAPDIYELPRHMVDVKVSKKFGKHLSVSLKVRNALNSPIRRSYNYTEGWLLDFDRYRFGTGYSLGLSYKL; this comes from the coding sequence ATGTCACCTGTCACTTTCAATCCTCTTGATTATGCATTAAACTCCCGACTTCGGTTCTCAGGTGGTGTGCGTGCAGAAAAAGCAGAACTGTTCACCGAGATATTCCTGTTCGACTCATTGGGGCTGCCCGCCGGTGATCCAAGAAGACTTGATTTCGGAGATGAGATCGTTACAACACGCCCGGGTGAGATGAATGAGACCAATCTTCTGCCAAGCGCAAACATCATATACAAACTGAACTGGTTCCAGGATGTACTTACCAACCTCAGACTAAGCTACAGTCATGCCATAGCCAGACCCAGCCTAAGGGAATTATCGGAAACACTGTTATTCGACTACGAACTCAACGATTATGTTTTCGGAAACAGCAACTTAAAGCAGGTGCGCATCAAGAACTATGACATACGCTGGGAGTCTTACTTTCCTTCCACCGATAACATATCTTTCAGTCTGTTTTATAAAGACTTCAAAGACCATATTGAAATGTTCAACACGAATATCGGTTTTGCTTGGTTGAACGTGGATAAATCATCTGTTGCCGGAGTTGAGGTTGAGGGTAGCAAGAAACTAACCAAAAACTTCTCACTGAGGTCCAACATGTCATTTGTAAAATCACAAACGACATTCATAAAATTAAAACCTGAATATGTTACCGAAGGTCTGGAATGGGTTCCTTATGGAGACAGCATTCCCGAAACCAGGACCATGCTCGGACAGGCGCCATATGTGATCAATGCCATATTAATCTATGAAGCCGACAGCTCTGGCTGGGATGCGGCTGTAAGCTATAATGTTCAAGGACCTAAACTGGTATTAACCTCCACCAACAATGCCCCCGACATCTACGAATTACCCCGGCATATGGTGGATGTGAAGGTCTCGAAAAAATTCGGGAAGCATTTAAGTGTGAGCCTGAAGGTTCGCAATGCCCTCAACTCACCCATCAGAAGATCTTACAATTATACCGAAGGTTGGTTGCTTGATTTTGACCGCTACAGGTTCGGAACAGGCTATTCTCTTGGGCTATCCTATAAGTTATGA
- a CDS encoding DUF2400 domain-containing protein, whose protein sequence is MAGAICHVRDLFFSIPHPNRTTKHFSNPGANSAAKRINMFLRWMVRDDGKGVDLGLWKDIAPSQLYCPLDVHVSRVARDLGLLKRKQNDWKAVKELTENLCRMDPMDPVKYDYALFGLGVFEEL, encoded by the coding sequence ATGGCCGGTGCTATTTGTCATGTGCGCGATCTGTTTTTCTCAATTCCCCATCCGAATCGGACCACCAAACACTTTTCGAATCCTGGTGCCAATAGCGCTGCAAAGCGCATCAACATGTTTCTAAGGTGGATGGTAAGGGATGATGGCAAGGGGGTGGACCTTGGACTTTGGAAGGATATAGCTCCCTCGCAATTGTATTGTCCGCTTGATGTCCACGTATCCCGTGTGGCGCGTGATCTTGGATTGCTTAAAAGAAAGCAGAACGACTGGAAAGCTGTTAAAGAATTGACCGAAAACCTGTGCAGAATGGATCCAATGGATCCTGTAAAGTATGACTATGCATTGTTTGGCCTGGGGGTCTTTGAGGAGTTATAA